The Chitinophagales bacterium genome contains the following window.
CAATGCGAAGCAGGAAAAGTGGATAGCCGGTGAAATACGTGTGATGGTATGCACCAACGCTTTCGGAATGGGTATTGATAAGCCTGATGTACGTTGCGTTATCCATGTGGACCTGCCGGAAAACATTGAGATGTATTATCAGGAGTCGGGTCGGGCAGGCCGGGATGGGAAAAAGTCATATGCCGTTTTGCTCTATAATCTGGCAGACCGTACAGCAGTGGAGAAACGCATGACCTCCCTCTTTCCTTCCGAGGAGGAAGTAAGACGCGTGTATAGCGCTGTGTGCAGCTATCTGCAGGTGGCCGAAGGAGCGGGCAAGGGGGAGAGCTATGATTTTGATATTCTGGATTTCTGCAAGCGCTTCCGGCTGGATGTGCTCAAGACGCATCATGCGCTGCACCTGCTGGAGCAAAGCGGTCATCTCTCGCTCAGTGATGCTGTATCCATCCCATCGCGCATCCGCATTATTGTGGGGCGTGAGGAGCTGTATAAATTTCAGGTGTCTAATGCTGCTGCCGATCCCATTGTGAAACTTCTGCTGCGCACCCACATCGGAGTGTTTGATGAAATGGTGTATACCTATGAGGCAGAAATAGCTTCCCGTCTGCATATCAGCAAAGAAGAAGTGGTGCGCACACTGACGCTGCTTGACCAGCTGAAGCTGGCTGCCTACGAGCGTTCCAAAGACAAACCGCAGCTCACCTTTCTTGAGGCGCGGGTGGATGCACGCTATCTTCCGCTGGATGGCAGGTTTATCCGTAAAAGAAAAAAGCATTATGAGGAACAGCTCCGCGCTATGCTGCAATATGCATTGAATAACACCCGGTGCCGCAGTCAATATGTGTTAGACTACTTTGGTGAAACCGACAATCAGCGCTGTGGTATATGCGATATCTGTCTGGAACGCAACAAACTGGGGTTGACGGACCTGGAACTGGAAGACATAACCGCTGCGGTAAAAGACATACTGCTCAGCCAGCCGTGCACCATGGATGAGCTGGTAGGACGTGTACGCTATTATGCCGGAGAGAAGGTTATTTATGCAGTACGCTGGCTGCTGGATAAAGGACAGGTAGGGCATGAAAACAACCAATTAATCTGGCAGGGGTGAAATCCGTAATCTTTACCGTCATCAACGATATTACCCATGACCGCAGAATGCACCGCATCTGCTCTTCTCTGGCGCGGCATGGTTGGCGTGTGACGTTGGTGGGAAGGCTGTTGCCTGATTCGGTGCCTCTGCATAACTATCCGTTTCAGACCGAGCGTCTGGCCTGCTTCTTCCGCAGAGGTAAGTTATTTTACCTGGAATATAATTGCCGTTTGTTTGTGAAACTGTTGTTTACCTCCGCAGATGTATTTGCAGCGGTGGATCTGGACACCATCATTCCCTGTTTTATAGTGGCTGCACTTAAAGGGAAAAAGAAGATGCTGGATGCGCACGAATATTTTCAGGAAGTGCCGGAGGTAACCGGTAGGCCATTTACGAAAAAGATATGGGAGCTTGTCGGGCGATGGTTTATCCCACGGGCTGATGTGGCTATTACGGTAAGTGAAAGCCTCGCTGAGGAGTTTTACCGCCTTTACGGTAAACGCTTTACAGTGATCCGCAATGTGCCTTTACGGGATGAAGCTCAGGAGGCAGCCACCTCAGGGGGGGAGGGGAGATTCATGCTATATCAGGGCGCCCTCAATGCCGGGCGGGGTCTTGAGCAGCTCCTTTTGGCCATGAGGCATTTGGATATACCGCTAAAGATTGCAGGTGAAGGTGACCTTTCGGAGCAGTTGCGCAGCCAGGCAAAGGCTCTGGGGGTAGATACAAAGGTGGAGTTTTTAGGTAAGGTTGCGCCTGATAAGCTCCGGGCACTTACCCGGCAGGCATGGCTGGGTCTCAATCTTCTGGAAAACAATAGCCTGAGTTACTACTATTCTCTTGCAAACAAGTTTTTTGATTACCTCAGCTGTGGAGTACCTTCGTTGACCATGAACTTTCCCGAATACCGCAGGATAAATAACCGCTACATGGTAAGCCTGTTGTTGAATGAGCCGACTCCCGAGGGCATAGTGCAGGCAGTGAGGCAACTGGAAAGCAATCCTGCGCTTTATGACAAATTGCAAAGCAATGCTCTGTTGGCAAGCAAGGAATATCACTGGGAAAAGGAGGAACAAAAGCTTCTAGCTGTCATGGAGCAGGTGTAACGGATTGCCTCCGTCAGTACGGAGTGCTGTTGCTATATTTCTACCAGTATATAGGCTCAGACCCCAGGTAGCGCTCAATAAGCGGGTGATAATAGTCGTAAAGTTCTGATAAGTTGAGTGGTCTGTGAGGTGGGGTATAGAGGTCAAACTGGTTGAAATAGCGTACCCACTGCTTGTAAATTTTATCTTTCATATTTTCCAGATGACCATAGGCCCCACCGGAATGCCAGGGGTAAAAAGAGTGATAGCGGATGGAAACCATCGCTATTTCAGGTAGGCGGTTGCCCGGGTGGTTTTTCAGCACCTGATACAAATACTCGTCATGGCCCCAGGTCAGTTGCAGGTTTTCCAGGCCGCATTGGGGTTCATACATGCCTGTTTCTGTATTGTAGCGCGGGTCCTGCATATCCGGATTCAGGACATTGAACTCCGGAAAGATACACGTATCTGGGAGGCGACATCCTACTACGAACACCTCCCCGACAATGCCCCATTGTGCGTTCACGCTGGTGCCGTCTTCATCGCATCCCCAGAGGTACATTACTTTACCCAGGTCATGGATGAGGGCCACCACCTGCATCCAATCGGGCTGACCCGATAGTCTGGCGCCTTCGGCTGACTGCAGCATGTGCTGTAAGTTGGTGAGTTGCAGTTCAGGGTCTGTGGCGTCTACAAGCGTGTGTAAACTTTCCAGGGCCTCACGGATGGTCATGGGCCTGCTGAAAGTGAGATACTTCTTTTTCATGCGGGTTACATAGTCTACTGTCTGATTGCTGCGCATTTTGCGATAATGCGCACGGATGGCCGGGTTTTGTTGTGCCCTATACATTACTTCCTCCCGCCATACTGATGATATGCCCATCTGTTGAAATTTTTTTTAAAATAGGCAAAGGGTACCGCCAGGGGAATGACCTAAATCACCCTGCAGATTTTTTTCTTCTTACTTTCTATAGCGGCTTTCTTCAGGAGAGGTTCTTCACCTCAGCAACGAGATTCTGGAGAGAGCTTTTGGCGTCACCGAAGAGCATCCGGGTTTTGGGATGAAAGAAGAGCTCGTTTTCAATGCCGGCATAGCCCTTACCCATGCTGCGTTTGAGAACGATGATATTCTTAGCCTCCCACACTTCCAGCACAGGCATTCCGTATATGGGGCTTGACGGATCATTTTTGGCAGCCGGATTCACCACATCATTGGCACCGATAACCAGCACTACATCTGTTGATTTAAATTGCGGATTGGCATCTTCCATTTCCAGCAGCTTGGGATAGGGTACGTCTGCTTCAGCCAGCAGCACATTCATGTGTCCGGGCATTCTGCCGGCTACCGGATGAATAGCATAAAAAACCTCCACGTTTTTTTCTTCCAGCAGCTTGTCCAGTTCATGGCATACATGCTGTGCCTGTGCTACAGCCAGACCGTAGCCCGGCACAACGGCCACTTTCTGTGCGTAGCTGAGAAGTATAGCTGCATCACTGACCGATATTTCTTTTATTGTACCATGAGAACCCTGTTTATCTCCGGCTGTATTGCCACCAAAAGAGCCGATAATTACATTCATCAGAGAGCGGTTCATGGCTTTGCACATCAACACCGTAAGAATCGTACCGGCTGAACCAACCAGAATGCCCCCTGTCAGCATGGCCTGATTGCTGTAAAGAAACCCTCCGAAGGCTGCTGCCATACCGGTGAAGGAGTTGAGCAGAGATATTACCACGGGCATGTCAGCTCCGCCAATGGGCATAACAAACAACACCCCATAAATGAGCGAAACTCCCAGAATAATGTAGAGAAAAACCGGAGAGGGGGGCTGCTGCAGTATGAATGTCACCCCGAGCACTGCGAGAGCGCCCAGTAGAATAAGATTGATAATCTGGTTGAAAGGCAATCCTTTGTCACCGATTTTTTCTTCCAGCTTGCCATAGGCAATCATGCTGCCGGAGAAAGAAACACTTCCGATAATCAGCCCCAGAATCATTACGGTAGCAAGTCCCGGAGAGGGGGTAGTGCCCTGGTGTAGGACGTGGTTAAACTCTACAAAGGAAATCACGGCAGCGCAGGCGCCCCCCATACCGTTAAAGAAGGAAACCATCTGGGGCATGGCAGTCATCTTTACTTTTTTTGCCATCAGATAGCCGATGATTGTTCCGGCTATCATACCTCCGAAAATCCAGACATAGTTACCCAGCTTCTGATTGTTGGCATCTTCATAAAGGAAGATGGTGGCAAAAATGGCAAGAAACATTCCTGCCGCAGCAATCGCGTTCCCCCTGCGGGCGGATTCGGGATTGCTGAGCATCTTAAGTCCTAAAATAAATGTGATGGATGCCAGGAGGTAACTCAGTTCCAACAAGGGGGCCGACATAATACTTTCAATCTGTTAGTGAGATAATATATTGATACACACTAAACCACAGCGCGCGGACATATAACAACAGGTCCCCTTTTTTGCAATAAATCTATCGTGCATGGGTGTTTACTTTTTCTTTTCTTTCTTTTTAAACATTTCCAGCATGCGGTCAGTGACTACAAAGCCTCCAACCACATTGAGTGTACCCAGAATAACGGCAAGAAAACCCAGTATCAATGCGGTGTAATTTTCAGGCTCAGCCTGCCCCATGACGATGATGGCGCCTATGATGACTACTCCGTGAATGGCATTCGCTCCGGACATGAGCGGAGTATGCAGAATTGCCGGAACGTTGGAGATGACCTCAACCCCCAGAAAGACAGAAAGTATGATGATGAAGATAAATTCGCGGTGCTGATAAAAAAGCTCCAGTAGCTGCTCCATGGGTTAAACTTTCTCCAGATAATTTTTTTTCACGCGCTCACTGATGAGTTCACCAGCATGGGTAACACACGTATCGCGTATGATGTCATCGTCAAAATGCAGGTGCAGCTTACCTTCTTTATCAATTATCAGTTTCAGGAAGTTCAGCACATTTTTGCCAAACATTTTGCTGGCGTCTGTGGGCATGGTAGCCGGCAGATTGGAGTTGCCTATTATAGTAACTCCATGACGAACGATGGTTTGATTGTTTTCGGTAAGCTCGCAGTTGCCACCGGAGGAAGCAGCCAGGTCCACAATCACCGAACCCGGCATCATGGCGGCAACGGTTTCTTGGGTGACCAGCAGGGGGGCCTTTTTGCCGGGTATCTGAGCTGTACAAATAATCACGTTGGCCTTAAGTGCATGTGCATGAATAAGCTGCTTTTGTTTCTGTTTGAATTCTTCGGTTTGTTCTACGGCATACCCTCCTGCGGAGGCATCATCGCGTGCGCCTTCTACTTTAATAAACTTTGCTCCGAGGCTTTTTACTTCCTCTTCAGCAGCTGCGCGGACATCAAAGGCTTCTACCACAGCCCCCAGCTTGCGGGAAGTGGCAATAGCCTGCAGACCGGCCACTCCGGCTCCGAGCACCAGCACCTTGGATGGTGGAATGCTTCCGGCTGCGGTCATGAACATGGGGAAAAAGCGCGGAGCATGGTAAGCTGCAGTAATCACTGCTTTGTAGCCGGCAACAGTTGCCATGGATGACAAAATATCCATGGCCTGCGCCCGTGTGGTGCGCGGAATCATATCCAGGCTGAAGGAAGTAATCTTTTTGGCCAGAAACTTATCTACCAGCGGGCGGTTGACCAGTGGCTGAAAAATGCTGATCCACACCTGCCCTTCACGCAGTGCCTCTATATCATCTGGCTGAGGCGGATGAATGCCTATCACGACATCAGATTCCCGGAGCAGGACACTACGGGCAACTGTTTTTGCACCGGCCTGCGTGTAGCTCTCATCATCCGCAAATGCCGCTGCACCGGCCTGCTGTTCGGTAAGCACCTGCACCTGCATTTTCACCAGCGTCTGTACAGCCTCCGGTAATAGAGCAACACGCTGCTCTCCGGCCGACTCCTTTAGTATGCCTATCGTCATAATTCGTGGGCAAAACTATAAAAATATGGTAAACACTTTCTGTTTTTTACCAACGGTTTGACTTTATTCTTCAATTCATTATGTTTGAATGAAACAAAAACTCTTTTTTATGAAACGCATAAAATCCATGGACGACTATCAACAGCAGTATGCGGCAAGCGTACGCGATCCGGAAGGATTCTGGGCTGCTGTGGCCGGGGATTTTGTATGGCGAAAAAAGTGGAATAAAGTGCTGGAATGGGATTTCACTACGCCTGAAGTGAAATGGTTTATTGATGCAAAACTGAATATTACGGAGAATTGCCTGGACCGCCACCTGCCGGCTCGGGGAGATAAAGTGGCTATACTGTGGGAGCCGAATAATCCCGAAGAGGAATGTGTGCGCCTCACCTATCGTGCATTGCATGAACGGGTATGCAGGATGGCAGATATGCTCAGGAGAAACGGCATACGAAAGGGCGACCGGGTTTGTATCTATTTGCCTATGGTGCCGGAACTGGCAATTGCTGTTTTGGCCTGTGCCCGTATTGGTGCCATTCATTCGGTAGTGTTTGCCGGCTTTTCGGCACGCTCCCTCAGCGACCGTATTGAAGATGCTGCTGCCGTGATGGTGCTTACCGCTGACGGGGGGTATCGCGGTGCTAAAACCATTGGACTCAAAGAAATTGTTGACGAAGCGCTAAAAACCTGCACTACGGTTAAAAAAGTGATTGTTCTGAGGCGCACCGGCCAGCAAGTGGATATGCAAGCCGGGCGTGATGTGTGGTGGCATGATGAATGGGAAAAGGCTTCACCTGCCGCTGAACCTGAAGTAATGGATGCCGAAGATACTTTATTCATTTTATACACTTCCGGGTCAACAGGGAAGCCCAAGGGCATTCAGCACACCTGTGCGGGCTATATGGTGTACACCGCATATAGCTTTTTGAATGTATTCCAGTACGAAGAAGACGACTTGTACTGGTGTACGGCAGACATTGGCTGGATTACCGGTCACTCCTATATCATCTATGGACCTTTGTTGGCAGGGGCTACTACAGTAATGTTTGAAGGTATTCCAACCTGGCCTGATGCGGGGCGTTTCTGGCAGATTGTGGAGAAGCATAAAATACACATCATTTATACGGCTCCTACCGCTATTCGCTCCCTGATGGCTTACGGCACCAAATATGTTACCCGCTACGACCTGAGTTCGCTGAAGGTGTTGGGTACTGTAGGGGAGCCCATCAATGAAGAAGCCTGGGAATGGTATCACAAATATGTAGGAGGAGGGAGGTGTCCCATTGTGGACACGTGGTGGCAAACCGAAACCGGGGGCATATTGATTTCCCCGCTGGCGGGCATCACTCCTCTGAAACCGTGTTATGCTACCTTACCTCTGCCCGGAGTGCAGCCTTGCCTGGTAGATGAAAAAGGGAATGAACTGGAAGGTAAGGCGGAGGGTAGACTGTGCATTCGGTTTCCCTGGCCTTCCATGGCACGCAGCATCTGGGGCAATCATCAGCGCTTCTATGATACTTACTTTTCTTCTTTTAAAGGCAAATATTTTACCGGTGACGGGTGCAGGCGCGATGCAGACGGCTATTACCGCATTACCGGAAGAGTTGATGACATCATAATTGTTTCAGGACATAATCTGGGTACGGCTGAAATTGAAAATGCCATGGATGAACATCCCGCAGTGCTGGAAACGGCTATCGTGGGATATCCTCACCCCATCAAAGGCAATGGTATCTATGCTTTTGTTATTCCGGCTCAGGAAATCAAAGACCCCGATAAGCTCAAAGAAGAGCTGCGCGAATATGTATCCAAAACCATCGGGCCCATAGCTAAACCGGATAAAATACAGTTCGTGAAAGGTTTGCCCAAAACCCGCTCCGGAAAAATCATGCGCAGAATATTGCGTAAAGTGGCCGAAGGCAACATCACTGACCTGGGCGACACCTCAACGCTGTTAGACCCCACGGTGGTTGACGAAATAAAAGCCGGCATGACAACTGCCGGATAAACCATGCAGACGGAATACCGGTGCAACAGGTCATACCCCATCATCAAACTGCAGCTCTCTCATTTCTGGCTGAGGAAAATTTTCTGCACATGCGTTTCTCCTCCCACAGCAAACGTCAGCAAATACAATCCCGATGAAAGCGGAGGCAGCACCGTTTGTATTTGATGCAGTCCGTTTGCTGCCTGGGGGGTTTGCTGTTGCCACATCTGCCTTCCCATCCGGTCAATAAGAGTAAGGGTAAGCGCACTGGCAGTTTGCAGGTGGAAACGTATATGCAGATGGTTTGCCTCAAGGGTTACCTGCAAACTTTCAGGCATTGTACGCTCAATGCTCGTGTGCAGACCAAAGTCACCAATCGGAAAAATTGCCATATCAATATTCAGTCCCCAGGAAGTGATCGTAGTGCCGTCATTAAAGGGGTGCCAGTTGCCGAGGCTATCCCTTTCCCAGGCCAGCTGTTTTCCTGAATAGCAGCCGTCTTTGGTTGAAAGCAGTCCAACATAATTACCTCCGGAGACACCACTTACATCCAGCGCGACAAAAAAAGTATCGGGCAGCAAAACAGGAGATGGTAAAGGAAGTACTGTCAGCCGGTTGGATGTATCAATGGCTGTTGCAGGAAAGCTATCAGTAATGGCAAGCAGTGTGCCGGGGGCACCGGTGAGCATGTCGGCAGCAAACACCATTCCCCGGATAACCGCAAAAGAATCCGTGAGTATTTTTTCTCCAAACCAGTAGGCAATGGCTGTCAGGGTAGCCGGATTATATGCTGTGGCATATTTCTGCGCTTTAACAGGCAGGTTCAGGTCGCTGTTGCCGCAAATAAAGCCTGCGAATTGCGACTGGGGCGTATAGACATACGTAACCAGATCAGGTACTTCACCGACAGGCTGAATGTTTTTTCTCGCACAGGTATCGGCAAAGGAAGCCGGGCGTAGCGTATCGGCAGCATGCGTTATCATAGGCAATATCAGGCACAATATGAGAATATGCATGATTAATGGATTTCAGGATGAAGTTAATTTTTATTTTGAGGCGGACATACCGTGGAGTAGTTCACTGATTTCAGTAACGAGCATCAAAAGCCGGGTAAAATTAATTTTAACCGCATGAAAATCATTGGCGAACATCTTCGTCTGGCTGCTGATTATCTCGGATACAGGCTTACTGCCAAAACCCGCTATGGCATACATTCTCCCTTTATTTTTTCGCTGATGAATGAGGTGTTTTATGACAAGCAGAAATATCCGGCTTTTGAACAGATAGATCGGCTCCGGGAGCGGTTGCTCAAGGACACCACGGTGTTGCCCACAAAGGAAGCGGGAGCGCATTCAAAAACATTATCCGCACAGCGAACGGTGCAAGATATCACGCGCATTACTGCAGTGCCTCCGAAGTATGGGCAGCTGCTTTTTCGGCTGGTTAAATACTTTAAGCCGCATGCCATACTGGAATTGGGAACGGGTCCTGGAATAAGCACTCTCTACATGGCTATGGCTGCACCGCAGGCAACATGTATTACCCTGGAAGGAGATCCCATGCTGGCGGAGCTGGCACGGAAAAATTTTGCCGATTTCAATTTGCCGGGTCTCACCGTCAGAGAAGGTCTTTTGCAGGAAACCCTTCCGGAGGCCCTGCACATGCTGAATAAGGTTCAATTTGTGTTCATTGATGCAGACCATCGTAAAGAAAGCCTCCTTGCAAACCTGAAGCAGTGCCTTCCATTTCTTGATACGGTAAGCGTGGTGGTGCTGGATGACATAAACTGGTCGGTTGACATGAAAGAGGCATGGAAAGAAATAATATCCCTGCCGGAGGTGATTATCTCCATAGATATTTTCAGAATGGGCATTTTATGTTTCAGGCCCGGTATACCCAAACAGCATTTCAAAATTCTTTACTGAATTAGTTGAAACGAATGGCCTTGACCGGGCTGACGGAGCCTGCAAAAAGAGAAGGTGCAATCAGTGCAAGCAGACAAATGACGAAGGTTCCGGCATTAATCCCGATTATGGTCAACCAGTTGATATCAACCGGAGCAACCGACACATAGTAGGAAGCTTCCGGCAAACGCACTACCTGAAAATATTTCTGAATAAAACACAAGGCGAGTCCGATAGAATTACCTGCCAGCAAACCGATACCAAGAATATAAGCGGCTTTATAGAGGAAAATTTTCTGTATCATGAGGTTATCGGCACCCATGGTTTTTAGAATGCCGATCATATTGGTGCGCTCCAGAATGAGAATAAGCAGGCACGTGATCATATTAATAACCGCCACCACAACCATGAGAATCAGAATAATCAGTTCGTTCATATTTTGCAGTTCCAGCCAGTCAAAGATGTTAGGATAAATTTCGCGTATAGTTTGCGCTGTGAGGTCGGGACCTAATACGTTGTAATAGATGTAATCCGCGGAGGCATCCATTTTTCCGGGGTCGTGCAAATACACTTCAAAACCACTGACCAGATCTTCGCTCCAGTCGTTGAGCTTCTGAATCTGTCGGATGTCAACCAGAGCATAATATTTATCATACTCTTCAAGCCCGGAGTTGTATATTCCGCTAATGACAAAGCGTCTCAGGCGAGGCGGGGTTTGGATAAAATATACATGCACGACATCACCGGTATCCAGATTCAGGCGGGAGGCTGTCTGAGAAGAAATAAGAATATTGCGTGACATGGCCGAATCCGCGGTGCTGAAAATTGTGCCGCGCACGAGGTATTTTTTGAAAAAATCCCATTCAAAATCATTGCCTACGCCCTTTAAAATGATGCCCTCAATCTGGTTTTCGGTTTTTATGATACCGGCTTTGTTGGCAAAAACCTGAATGTGCCGAACATTGTCAAGGGTATCAATCCAGTCATAAAACGGCTGATGTCTGGTAATTGGATTTTCTTCAAACGATTGTCCGAAGCCATATCGGGTAATATGAATATGCCCCCAGAACCCATATACTTTTGTACTGATTTCTTTCTGAAAACCGCTTACAAGTGCTGTGGCTATCAGCATCACGGCCAGGCTGATGGCAACGGCAGCTACCGCTATAGAAATGATAAAGCGTGAAAACGATCCGGGTGCGTTAAAAAGTAGTTTTCCGGCAATAAAGCGTTCGGCATACATGTTGAAGGCCAAAAATCGGTTAAATGTTGCTTATGCAGGTAGCTTTTTAACAGCCAGTGTTTAGTTTCGCTGATTAAGATAGAGAAAGAAATGAAAGTATTGACCGGAATATTATGTATCTGCTTCACCAGCTGTCTTGTTGGTCAAACAACTGGCGGCAGCATGAGTCCAGGAGAACAATCCCTTGTCATCGGGGCAAATCGGTTGAGCATGTATCTGGGCGAGCTGAAAGGCAGGAACGTAGGGCTGGTGGTCAATCATTCTTCGCTGGTGGAGGGGCCGCAGGGACCTGTGCATCTGGTAGATACCCTGCTGCGTCTGGGAATCCACGTGCGCAAAATTTTTGCTCCCGAGCATGGATTCCGCGGTGATGCTGATGCCGGAGAAAAAATAAAAGGAGGCACCGATAAGGAAACCGGTTTGCCGATACTATCGCTATATGGCAGTCATAAGAAGCCTTTGCCTGCCGATTTAAGCGATCTGGATGTGCTCGTTTTTGATATTCAGGATGTAGGCGCACGCTTCTACACCTACATAAGTACCCTGCATTATGTGATGGAGGCCTGTGCGGAAAACAATAAAACCCTCATTGTGCTGGACCGTCCTAATCCGAATGGTTTTTATGTGGACGGCCCCGTGCTGGATACGGCTTACCGTTCATTTGTGGGCATGCATCCGGTGCCTGTTGTGCACGGGATGACTGTTGGAGAATATGCCCGCATGATAAATGGCGAAAAATGGCTGGATGGCGGCCTCCAGTGCAGGCTAATGGTAGTGCCCTGCCTGAACTACACGCACGCTCTTCTTTATCCATTAAAAATAAAGCCCTCCCCCAATCTGCCCAACATGATAGCCGTGTATCTGTATCCTTCATTATGCTTTTTTGAGGGTACCATAGTCAGCGTAGGCAGAGGAACGGATTTCCCTTTTCAGGTCATTGGTCATCCTCAGTATGCTGGCCGGGCATTTAGTTTTACTCCTCAAAGCAGAGAAGGCGCCAAAAATCCGCCCTACAAAGGAATAGTGTGTTATGGTATTGATCTCCGGAATATCAAGGTCAATTATTTCGCCCAGCGCAAATCACTGGACCTGAGCTGGCTGATTGAGTTTTATCAGAAATTTCCAGATAAAGACAATTTTTTTAATGCTTTCTTCACCAAGCTAGCCGGCACCACCGAACTGGAACAGCAGATAAAAGCCGGCAAAAGCGAAGCTGAAATCAGAGAAAGCTGGCAGCCGCAACTGCAGGAGTTTAAAGCCATCAGAAAAAAATATTTGTTATACGAGGATTTTGAGTAAGACTATGCGGATTGTGTTTATGGGTACACCGGAGTTTGCCGTGCCCTCGCTTGCTCAACTTCTGCAGGCAGGTTATGACATCAGGGCGGTGGTCACAGCACCGGATAAGCCGGCAGGCAGGGGGCTTAGAGTGTCTGAATCTGCGGTAAAAAAATTTTCCCTTCAACATCAGCTGCGCGTTATTCAGCCTCTCCGATTGCGTGATGAGCAGTTTCTTAAAGAGCTGACGTCTCTTCAACCAGACCTACAGGTTGTTGTGGCATTTCGCATGCTCCCCGAGCCGGTGTGGAGTTTTCCTCCGCTGGGCACCATCAACCTGCATGCTTCGCTGCTTCCCGATTACAGGGGCGCAGCTCCTATCAACTGGGCAATCATAAACGGTGAAAAAGAAACCGGATTAACTACCTTTTTTATCGAAAAAGAGATTGACACCGGCCGCATTATTTTTCAGCAAAGAATGTCTATTGGAGAGGAGGAAACCGCAGGCGAACTGCATGACAGGATGAAAATTGCGGGAGCCGGGCTGGTACTCAAAACTGTGCAGGCTATTGAACGGGGAGAGGCTCCGGCTGTGCCGCAGGATCCCGCTCTGGCTATCCACCAGGCTCCTAAGCTTACCCGTGAAATGTGTCGCATAGAATGGACCAGGTCGGCAAACACAGTATTTAATCATATCAGAGGTCTTTCACCGTATCCGGGCGCCTGGACCTTATTGGACGGGAAGATTTTTAAAATTCTCAGAGCACAAAAACAGCATGTGGCGCACGCTCATCCTCCGGGCTTGTTTTTATTTCAGGACCACGAACTACGGGTAGCCGTGCCCGATGGGTATATTCTTCCTCTGGAAGTGCAACTGGAAGGGAAAAAGCGCTTGCCCGTGGGCGAATTTCTCAAAGGCTATATCAGGCAGTAAATAAATGTTTTCACCTTAAGAATCTTCAGGCGGATCTGACATGCAGTAGTTGCAAAAAAAACAATTTAAAT
Protein-coding sequences here:
- the acsA gene encoding acetyl-coenzyme A synthetase translates to MKRIKSMDDYQQQYAASVRDPEGFWAAVAGDFVWRKKWNKVLEWDFTTPEVKWFIDAKLNITENCLDRHLPARGDKVAILWEPNNPEEECVRLTYRALHERVCRMADMLRRNGIRKGDRVCIYLPMVPELAIAVLACARIGAIHSVVFAGFSARSLSDRIEDAAAVMVLTADGGYRGAKTIGLKEIVDEALKTCTTVKKVIVLRRTGQQVDMQAGRDVWWHDEWEKASPAAEPEVMDAEDTLFILYTSGSTGKPKGIQHTCAGYMVYTAYSFLNVFQYEEDDLYWCTADIGWITGHSYIIYGPLLAGATTVMFEGIPTWPDAGRFWQIVEKHKIHIIYTAPTAIRSLMAYGTKYVTRYDLSSLKVLGTVGEPINEEAWEWYHKYVGGGRCPIVDTWWQTETGGILISPLAGITPLKPCYATLPLPGVQPCLVDEKGNELEGKAEGRLCIRFPWPSMARSIWGNHQRFYDTYFSSFKGKYFTGDGCRRDADGYYRITGRVDDIIIVSGHNLGTAEIENAMDEHPAVLETAIVGYPHPIKGNGIYAFVIPAQEIKDPDKLKEELREYVSKTIGPIAKPDKIQFVKGLPKTRSGKIMRRILRKVAEGNITDLGDTSTLLDPTVVDEIKAGMTTAG
- a CDS encoding O-methyltransferase is translated as MKIIGEHLRLAADYLGYRLTAKTRYGIHSPFIFSLMNEVFYDKQKYPAFEQIDRLRERLLKDTTVLPTKEAGAHSKTLSAQRTVQDITRITAVPPKYGQLLFRLVKYFKPHAILELGTGPGISTLYMAMAAPQATCITLEGDPMLAELARKNFADFNLPGLTVREGLLQETLPEALHMLNKVQFVFIDADHRKESLLANLKQCLPFLDTVSVVVLDDINWSVDMKEAWKEIISLPEVIISIDIFRMGILCFRPGIPKQHFKILY
- a CDS encoding permease, coding for MYAERFIAGKLLFNAPGSFSRFIISIAVAAVAISLAVMLIATALVSGFQKEISTKVYGFWGHIHITRYGFGQSFEENPITRHQPFYDWIDTLDNVRHIQVFANKAGIIKTENQIEGIILKGVGNDFEWDFFKKYLVRGTIFSTADSAMSRNILISSQTASRLNLDTGDVVHVYFIQTPPRLRRFVISGIYNSGLEEYDKYYALVDIRQIQKLNDWSEDLVSGFEVYLHDPGKMDASADYIYYNVLGPDLTAQTIREIYPNIFDWLELQNMNELIILILMVVVAVINMITCLLILILERTNMIGILKTMGADNLMIQKIFLYKAAYILGIGLLAGNSIGLALCFIQKYFQVVRLPEASYYVSVAPVDINWLTIIGINAGTFVICLLALIAPSLFAGSVSPVKAIRFN
- the fmt gene encoding methionyl-tRNA formyltransferase is translated as MRIVFMGTPEFAVPSLAQLLQAGYDIRAVVTAPDKPAGRGLRVSESAVKKFSLQHQLRVIQPLRLRDEQFLKELTSLQPDLQVVVAFRMLPEPVWSFPPLGTINLHASLLPDYRGAAPINWAIINGEKETGLTTFFIEKEIDTGRIIFQQRMSIGEEETAGELHDRMKIAGAGLVLKTVQAIERGEAPAVPQDPALAIHQAPKLTREMCRIEWTRSANTVFNHIRGLSPYPGAWTLLDGKIFKILRAQKQHVAHAHPPGLFLFQDHELRVAVPDGYILPLEVQLEGKKRLPVGEFLKGYIRQ